CTCGCCTCGTGACAACACACCAGGCGACATCATGACTTTCGATCTCCTCTGCTCGGCACCGATGAACACTACATTCGATATGCTTGATGGAATAGGGACTTTACTGACCTTACATGTGTAGCTGTACTGCCTTGAGCACGGCATCCAGGTATGCTCTCGTCCCCGATTTTTAGCGGTCGGAATATTGTGATACTGACCCGTTCATATCATTAGCCCGATGGATACCTCACTGAGGAGCGCAAGGCTGCTGACCCCGACCATGGCTTCAGCACTTTCTTCTCTGAGACTGGTGCGTACTTGGGACCTTTGATGTGTGCCCTCATATCTTTTGGCCCAGCTGACGGATGTATGCCCAAGCAGGAAATGGCAAATATGTTCCCCGGACAATCTACTGCGATCTCGAGCCCAACGTCGTCGATGAGGTCCGCACTGGTGCCTACCGTGGCCTCTTCCATCCCGAGCACATGATTACCGGAAAGGAGGACGCCTCCAACAACTATGCCCGCGGTCACTACACTGTCGGCAAGGAGCTTATTGATCAGGTGCTCGACAAGGTCCGCCGCGTGGCCGATAACTGCAGTGGTCTTCAGGGTTTCCTCGTTTTCCACTCCTTCGGTGGTGGTACCGGTTCCGGTTTCGGTGCTCTGTTGATGGAGCGCCTCTCGGTTGACTATGGCAAGAAGTCAAAGCTCGAGTTCTGCGTCTATCCTGCCCCCCAGACCGCTACCTCTGTTGTTGAGCCCTACAACTCtattctcaccacccacactACCCTTGAGCACGCCGACTGCTCCTTCATGGTCGACAACGAGGCCATCTACGATATCTGCCGTCGCAACCTTGGTCTCGAGCGCCCCAACTATGAGAACCTGAACCGTCTCATTGCTCAGGGTATGTTTTTCCAGAGCACCAGACGTATTCTTTTTTGACACCTGCTGACATATCTTCCAGTCGTTTCTTCCATTACCGCCTCGCTCCGTTTCGATGGCTCCCTGAACGTCGATCTCAACGAGTTCCAGACCAACTTGGTCCCCTACCCCCGCATCCACTTCCCTCTGGTTGCTTATGCCCCCGTCATCTCGGCCGCCAAGGCTGCCCACGAGGCCAACAGCGTCCAGGAGATGACCATGTCTTGCTTCGAGCCCAATAACCAGATGGTCAAGTGTGACCCCCGCAATGGCAAGTACATGGCTACCTGCTTGTTGTACCGCGGTGACGTCGTCCCCAACGACGCCCACGCTGCCGTTGCCACCCTCAAGACCAAGCGCACCATCCAGTTCGTCGACTGGTGCCCTACCGGTTTCAAGCTTGGTATCTGCTACCAGCCCCCCCACCAGGTGCCCAACGGCGATCTGGCCAAGGTTAACCGTGCTGTGTATGTATACCCTGGTTGTTGTGTATTCTATTTTGTTACAACTTGCTAACTATGCCTCTAGCTGCATGCtttccaacaccaccgccattgCCGAGGCCTGGTCCGCTCTCTCTCACAAGTTCGATCTCATGTACTCCAAGCGCGCCTTCGTCCACTGGTATGTTGGTGAGGGtatggaggagggtgagttCTCGGAGGCTCGCGAGGATCTTGCTGCTCTTGAGCGCGATtacgaggaggttgctgcCGATTCgatggagggtgaggatgtcgaggCCGAGTACTAAGTGCGGAAGCACGGAAGCTACGTGTGTGGATACTCCGTGGTGGCAAAGTTTGGTATGTTTGATTGTGGGCGAATCACCTTGGACGaagggttgttgttgttgcacCGAGTCCTTTTAGTCATCCCCTTTAGGCCTGCGATATCCCGTTGGCGAAAAGAGGCTCTCTGCGTTTTCATGGGTATACTTCCTTGGCAAGCGCGGACCCAGTGAATTTTATTTTGTTAGACGGAAAGTGAATAGTGAATTTTAATGGAGAACAGCAGAATACCTGGAGGGATATTATAATGttgtcttgttttgttttgttttgtttggggaGTGGGACAGACTGTGTACATAGGAGAGATCCCCCGGAGTACAGTATTTGGTGTCACACCTTAATGGTACTTTCCAAGTGATGCTCAATTATCGCGCATGTCTGCTTTCTGAGACCTGTACTAGCGAGGAGACGGGGTTATGTCTGCAACTGTCTGCAACAAGCTGCCATCTGCACCGTTGCTGCAGTTGCCGTTGgctgttgagcttggggGTTTACTGCAGCTCTGGCAGGACGAGCCTGGTTGGACCCTTGGGACCCAATCAAGGGTTGGGTTGCTGCCAAGGCGCTGTGACAGATCGAGGCATCCCCACTCTGCGGACTTTCCCGCTAGCTGTTTGGCTTCCAGGTTCCTCTCTGCTGCCCAAGGGAGCTTGGGGGAGTCGCAATCCCAGCCTCACGAACGTTGCCAGACCAGACCAGACTGGACGGTTGATTTTCCCCCACTCGCCCACTCAACCAGACTCGACCTCGCAAACTACGAATGCGCATATGCCATAGTCCACTGCTAGGCCCGCATGATTCTtgttcttttgttttctgaTTCCTACTGAGCGTCTCTTTCGTCCATTTCCCTCTTGTAATACACGCATTTCCTTTTCCCTCACACGAAACCGTGACTGCCAGCGAGCGACTCGACCAGGCACGAGAAACAGACAttagccaccaccaccaccaccaccgaagaAGGACGATTGAGCAAAAACACATTTGGTCTCTTTTCGCAACACACGGCACATCTGGTTCTCACCATGGCCGAATCATCttctgccgccgccgccgatgccgGTACGTGTTTTAAAAAGCAGTGGCAGACAGACCGGCGACTTTTTGGGCAACGGGGGCACGGGCTAACCGGAAATGATGGCTTTAGGGGCACcgaacctcaacctcacaccGGAAGAGAAACGAGTCTACGGCCAGCTGTTCCGAGCAGCTGATACAGAAAATGTTGGAGTTGTCACCGGAGAAGTTGCTGTCAAATTCTTTGAGAAGACAAGGCTAGATTCGAGAATCTTGGGCGAGGTTCGTGTTTCAGGGGCTGCATCCCCACCAGCCGATATTGTGACCTCACCAAAAACGCTGACACTCTTGTTTTGTGATATTTCTACAGATTTGGCAGATTGCGGATAAAGAAAACAGAGGCTTCCTCACCCCGGCTGGGTTTGGCATCGTCTTGAGGCTCATTGGGCATGCGCAGGCCGGCCGGGAACCAACTCCCGAGCTGGCTCTTCAGCAAGGTCCTATTCCACGATTCGATGGCTTCACACCGACCCCTGCCCCTattccaccgccgcccgcGCTTCAGGCCCAGGCCACGGGCGCCCCAGGTCCCATTCGCATCCCACCGCTTACTCCGGAGAAGGTTGCCCAGTATGCTGGCTTGTTCGAGAGACAGCCTCTTCAGGCTGGCGGTATGCTTCCTGGAGACCAGGCCAAGCAAATCTTTGAGAAGTCTGGTCTTCCCAACGAGGTCCTGGGTCGTATCTGGATGCTTGCCGACACCGAACAGCGCGGCGCCCTCGTCTTGACCGAATTCGTTATCGCCATGCACTTGCTTTCTTCCATGAAGACTGGCGCGTTGCGCGGCTTGCCCAACATCCTGCCTGCGGCCCTTTACGAGGCGGCCACTCGCCGTGCACCGCTTGGCGCAAGCATCCCCAGACAACAGTCCCCCACAACGGCTACACCACCCATCTCGGCCGTCCCACGACAGCTCACCGGCCCAGCGCCCTTGCAGCAGATGCGCACCGGAAGTCCCCTTGGCCGCCCCCCGATTGTTGCGCAAACGACTGGAGACTGGCTGGTTACTCCACAGGACAAGGCTCGGTTTGATCAACTGTACGAGGAGCTCGACAAGTCAAAGAAGGGATTCATTActggtgaagaagctgtCGGGTTTTTCAGTCAGTCCAATCTTTCCGAGGATGCTCTGGCCCAGATTTGGGATCTGGCCGATATCAACTCTGCGGGCCGCTTGACCAGGGACGAGTTCGCCGTCGCCATGTATCTTATCCGACAGCAACGCACCAAGCCAGGCGCCCATACTTTGCcgaccaccctccccgccaacctcatcccaccGAGCATGCGGGCGCAGGTTGTTAGACCCCCAACAGCCACCGGCGCTTCAGCTTTTGACGCACCCCCACGACCTCAGCCAAAGCCATCTGCGCTCGAAGACTTGTTTGGGCTGGATGATCCTCAgccgccagcgccagctCAGGTGGCTTTGGCTACAGGCGGATcggctggtggtgatccCTTCGCTACTAGCATGAGCCCTGTTGCCCCTACGTCACCAGCCAGACCGTCTCCCAACACCTCGACATTCAAGCCTTTTGTtccgtcctcttcctttgGCCGCGGCCTTACCACACAGCCTACCGGTGGCTCCAATGCGTCCGCTGCAGGTTCCGTGACTAGTCTCCCGATGAGACCTCCTGCTCCCTCCTTTGAAGACGACctgcttggtgatgccgaGCCCGAGGTTAGCAAGAACTTGTCGAGCGAGACTACTGAGCTTGCCAACCTGTCCAACCAGATTGGTTCTTTGACCAAGCAAGTGCAGGATGTGCAGGGTCAACGTGCGGCTACCCAGAATGAGCTCAGCCAGTCCAGCATCCAGAAGAAGAATTTTGAGCAGCGTCTGGCTCAGCTGCGCGCCATGTACGAGAAGGAAGCGCAGGATGTCCGGTCGCTCGAGACGCAGCTTACAGCCTCCAAGAATgagaccaagaagctccagACCGAGTTTGCCATGATTGATGCTAGCTATCAAGACATCCAGAACCAGCACCGAACCGTTGTGGCGGCCCTGCAGGCGGATCAACAGGAAAACGCAAGCCTTAAGGAGCGGATCCGGGCAGTGAATGCCGAGATTGCGCAGCTGAAGCCCCaggtcgagaagctcaagtcCGAGGCCAGACAGCAAAAGGGCCTTGTCGCTATCAACAAGAAGCAGCTCGCCACCAACGAGGGTGAACGGGATAAGCTGAAGacggaggtggaggagctcacCAAGAGCAACGAGGAGCTTGCCCGCCAGGCCAACAGCAGTTCGCCTGGTTTGGCTCAGGTCGGAAGCCCAGCCCTTTCCACCACGAGCGCTAATAACCCATTCTTCCGGAGGACGGGAAGCACCGATATCACCGGGGCTTTTGCCTCGCCCCCCATTCGGTCCTTTAGCAACCAGAGCTTCGATGATGTCTTTGGGCCCAGTCTGAACGTCCGTGATACgagcacccctccccctcagcccGCCAGTGCTATTCCAGCACAATTCACCGGAACCTCTACTGGCAGCGGATCGTTTGCGACACCTGGCTCGAGCAGCCCTAATGTTAGCCGCCAAGCCACCGTCGCGACCGACTCACCTACAGTCCCGGAACCTAGGCAGATCAACTCTACCTTTCTGCCATTTCCCGAACCCACCGACTCCCTGAGCACCTCCCGCCAGGCTTCGCCGGCCTTGAGCCGCCCCGAGACTCACCAGGAGTCCCAACCCATCAGGGCTGCTTCGCCTATTGAGGCTCTCAAGACGGGACAGAGCTTTGCCTCTGGCTCGGGCTCCGACCGGCCAAGAGCCCCCTCGGTCGCTTCGGATAAGCCTTCCAACGTCTTTGGTTCTGTTCCCGAAGAGACGATCCAGCGTCCCGCCACCAGTGGTAACGTGGACCCCTTCGCCGTGGACCAAcaaaaggccaaggaggactTTGAGTCGGCCTTTGCCAGCTTCAAgcaggccaaggctgccgcccCCGCCTCGTCCGGCGCGGATGCGACCAAGGCATTCTCAACCTTCAACAACGAGTTCCCTCCCATCTCGGAACTCGAGGGTGACGACGAGTCGGACAGTGAGAGTGAGCGCGGCGGGTTCGACGATGACTTTGCGCCTGTTTCGCCGGCCACCAAGCCGGTCGAGAAGAGCATCGAGTCTCGATCTGCCTCCCCaactatcaccaccaagtcTGCACCAGACGCTTCTGCGGCCGCGGGATCCTCCCAGAGCCCAGCTCCTGAGCAGCAAGCTGCGAGGTACGACCAACGTCGTTTAGTCTCGTTTTCGCTCCAGCCCACCCTTCATTATTACACAGAGACTGACATTATTTGCAGCGAGAAACCTGCCGCCGCCACTACGGCCTCGTCCACTAACCTGACCAAGCTCTCCAGCTCGAATGTAGACGACATCTTTGGCTCAGCTCTCGCAGCCCagcctgctgccgctgcaACGAACAACCGCCCGAGCACTGCGACTGCTCCTGCGCCCAAGGGTGCGTTTGACGATCTTGATGGCGATTTCGAGGGTCTCGAGGATGCCAAGGAGGGTTCCGCCGACGATGACTTTGCCAACATCTCCCGGTCCGGTCTCGACGACTTCAACCCCGTCTTTGACAGCAGCCCGCCGCCAAGCCAGCCCAAGAGCGACTCGGCCGCCACCAGCGGAgcctttggtggtgagagcAGCTTCGACTTCGCCTCACTATCGACCACTTCGGCCGCCAACAGCACGGCTGGTCCCGCGTCTGCTTCGGGCCCTGGCAAAGCCAAGGGTGATGCCCACGACTGGGATGCCATTTTTGCCGGTCTAGATGAGACCCCCACTGCATCGTCAGTGACGCTGGCCAGTGGCAACGAAAACGCCAAGGAGGCTCCGGCAAGGCCGGCTGCTGGGGGGGCGctgacggaggagggagagcacGATGATCCGATCCTGAAGAACCTCACGAGTATGGGGTACTCCCGGACGGATGCGCTAGCGGCGCTGGAGAAGTATGATTACAATTTGGAGAGGGTAAGCAGCAAGACCAAGAATGGATTCTCTTCTCAGAGCAGGAGGGTGAGGACGTGAGGCTGACCAAaggttttctttcttttcttttagGCTGCGAATTATCTTGCCAGTCAGTCTTAGGCACATTTCGCAGTTGGGGTAGTTCCGATGAGAGATTTTCTCTTGGATCTTGTTGCGATCTTGATGGGGAAAGGagtgaggggggagtggcggatgcagagggaggattcgttggttgtttggttggttggatgTCAGTTGGTTGGCtgtctttgatgatgagtgATACCTTTTCCTTTGTCTTTTCTACCCATTTTCTCTTGTTGGAACAAGATGTCGTTCCATCGCCACCACTATTCTCTGTTCTGCTGGCCATTTTTGCGCTGCATTAGCTGGACAACATCACTCTCTCTCTAAACACACGTTTTTCCTTAATGCTTAATTTATTGTCTCTTcacttttctttatatctTGTACTATCTGTGCCTGTCGAGGTACTGTTGGGGGATTTCTTTCTGTAGTGTATACTTTACCTTCTGTAGCGTAGTTAAGTGTATATCCTTATGTATCCGTGtttggtctttttcttcctttgaGTTGCTGCCCCGTTTCTTGTGGTTACCATGGTGAATGTTGGTTGTATGTAAGTGATTTGTGTGGGGCTGGCTGTGATGGGAGGTGGATCCAATCAGATGCCACAGAATGTCTACCCCGCGCCAAGACCGATTCCAAGCGGCAGGGGTTAGTATTTCAAAGTCATCATCTTTTTGCCCCTCCAaaactttttttgtttgtttgccGCAACCAAAGGAcccaagaacaacaacaacctttTCACCGTGACGAAAGCGAGGGAGACAAAatggccgacgacgacgagcagCTCTCCATCTACGACGAGGTCGAGATCGAGGACATGACGTTTGACGAGGCGCTGCAGACGTACCACTACCCGTGTCCTTGCGGCGACAAGTTTGAGATTGCGCTTTGCGACTTGCAGGACGGGGCGGACATTGCTGTCTGCCCGAGTTGCAGCTTGATGATTAGGGTTATttttgaggtggaggatttgcccgggggaggagggaagggggttgagggggggaaggcggTGGCTGTTTCTGCTTAGAGGGCTGGGAAAACAGAAGGATAGTAAAGCTGAGAGATTTGGGCTGGTGGATAGGTGACAGGGGCGATCGAGCGAACGAACGGAGGAGACTTCACCGATCGAAACCCGCGAGGCCAGCAGAACAATTTCGAGGCTTTTGTTATATGGTCGGTGACAACAAGCTTGGTCCAGCAAAATTCGAGAACTCAAGTGATGACGAAAAAGTGTTGGGAGTGAGAATTGGTTGTGGTACAAATTCTTCCAACATCTGATTCCTTCACATGTCCTTATGTACAATACATTACAACCCCTTTCCGTCACTACTGCTGCCGCTATCATCACCACGACGATCCCTTCCCTATCTCACTACCatcacgaccaccaccaccattgccTCGAAttcacaccaaccccacagcCATAACAGCAAACACGACCAGCCCCGCCAGAGGCCCCTCCAGCCCAGCAACGTTGCTACCCGCCGCGTTGGTAGGGACGACAGAGGCGGTCGCTATTGTTTTTCTACCGTCAGCTTGGGTCTCTCAACAGCGAGCTCATATCTTGTGGGGAAGATGGTGACAACAACAGTGGGCAACGAAACCCGAGAAGAAAAGGgcaaggaggaaaggggCAACAGACTGGTAACAGCCGGCGTGGCGGTGGTCGTCGTGGAAGACGGGAAAACGGTCGTCGccgaggtgatggtggaaaCGGAGCCAGTTTCGGTGCTCGTCGTGGTTGTTTGACCCGACACGAGGGCTGCGGCGCCGAGAGCGACGAGtccggaggaggtgaagcgCATTTTGTTGAgtcggggagggtgttgggttgggttgggtttgggtttgggtatCTAGGGGTATCAAGAGGATATTTTTGAGTAAAAAAAGATTGGGGATATTTATTACAGACACAGAGTGAGTGAAGATGtcaaggaagaagagaataGATCAGTGAGGGGACTAGGGGACGAAAGGTAtttgaggagaggagaaagaaagggtAGGTGATGATTCATAGCGATGGAATGGGAGATATCGTCCGAAGACTGCAGATTGTGAGTAGAGGGAGAAAACATCATGCTTCCGTTATGAGTTGGACATATCCTTGGCAAGTCTGACACTTTTGGAGATAAAATCCCTGATATTTGACAGTCGGAAAGACTCCGTTTCCCTTCCCTCGCATCCA
The window above is part of the Podospora bellae-mahoneyi strain CBS 112042 chromosome 3, whole genome shotgun sequence genome. Proteins encoded here:
- the TUB1_2 gene encoding alpha-tubulin (COG:Z; EggNog:ENOG503NVD8) produces the protein MYAQAGNGKYVPRTIYCDLEPNVVDEVRTGAYRGLFHPEHMITGKEDASNNYARGHYTVGKELIDQVLDKVRRVADNCSGLQGFLVFHSFGGGTGSGFGALLMERLSVDYGKKSKLEFCVYPAPQTATSVVEPYNSILTTHTTLEHADCSFMVDNEAIYDICRRNLGLERPNYENLNRLIAQVVSSITASLRFDGSLNVDLNEFQTNLVPYPRIHFPLVAYAPVISAAKAAHEANSVQEMTMSCFEPNNQMVKCDPRNGKYMATCLLYRGDVVPNDAHAAVATLKTKRTIQFVDWCPTGFKLGICYQPPHQVPNGDLAKVNRAVCMLSNTTAIAEAWSALSHKFDLMYSKRAFVHWYVGEGMEEGEFSEAREDLAALERDYEEVAADSMEGEDVEAEY
- the DPH3 gene encoding Diphthamide biosynthesis protein 3 (EggNog:ENOG503P6N3; COG:S), whose protein sequence is MADDDEQLSIYDEVEIEDMTFDEALQTYHYPCPCGDKFEIALCDLQDGADIAVCPSCSLMIRVIFEVEDLPGGGGKGVEGGKAVAVSA
- a CDS encoding hypothetical protein (EggNog:ENOG503NY8Z; COG:T; COG:U), coding for MAESSSAAAADAGAPNLNLTPEEKRVYGQLFRAADTENVGVVTGEVAVKFFEKTRLDSRILGEIWQIADKENRGFLTPAGFGIVLRLIGHAQAGREPTPELALQQGPIPRFDGFTPTPAPIPPPPALQAQATGAPGPIRIPPLTPEKVAQYAGLFERQPLQAGGMLPGDQAKQIFEKSGLPNEVLGRIWMLADTEQRGALVLTEFVIAMHLLSSMKTGALRGLPNILPAALYEAATRRAPLGASIPRQQSPTTATPPISAVPRQLTGPAPLQQMRTGSPLGRPPIVAQTTGDWLVTPQDKARFDQLYEELDKSKKGFITGEEAVGFFSQSNLSEDALAQIWDLADINSAGRLTRDEFAVAMYLIRQQRTKPGAHTLPTTLPANLIPPSMRAQVVRPPTATGASAFDAPPRPQPKPSALEDLFGLDDPQPPAPAQVALATGGSAGGDPFATSMSPVAPTSPARPSPNTSTFKPFVPSSSFGRGLTTQPTGGSNASAAGSVTSLPMRPPAPSFEDDLLGDAEPEVSKNLSSETTELANLSNQIGSLTKQVQDVQGQRAATQNELSQSSIQKKNFEQRLAQLRAMYEKEAQDVRSLETQLTASKNETKKLQTEFAMIDASYQDIQNQHRTVVAALQADQQENASLKERIRAVNAEIAQLKPQVEKLKSEARQQKGLVAINKKQLATNEGERDKLKTEVEELTKSNEELARQANSSSPGLAQVGSPALSTTSANNPFFRRTGSTDITGAFASPPIRSFSNQSFDDVFGPSLNVRDTSTPPPQPASAIPAQFTGTSTGSGSFATPGSSSPNVSRQATVATDSPTVPEPRQINSTFLPFPEPTDSLSTSRQASPALSRPETHQESQPIRAASPIEALKTGQSFASGSGSDRPRAPSVASDKPSNVFGSVPEETIQRPATSGNVDPFAVDQQKAKEDFESAFASFKQAKAAAPASSGADATKAFSTFNNEFPPISELEGDDESDSESERGGFDDDFAPVSPATKPVEKSIESRSASPTITTKSAPDASAAAGSSQSPAPEQQAASEKPAAATTASSTNLTKLSSSNVDDIFGSALAAQPAAAATNNRPSTATAPAPKGAFDDLDGDFEGLEDAKEGSADDDFANISRSGLDDFNPVFDSSPPPSQPKSDSAATSGAFGGESSFDFASLSTTSAANSTAGPASASGPGKAKGDAHDWDAIFAGLDETPTASSVTLASGNENAKEAPARPAAGGALTEEGEHDDPILKNLTSMGYSRTDALAALEKYDYNLERAANYLASQS